One window of the Eucalyptus grandis isolate ANBG69807.140 chromosome 8, ASM1654582v1, whole genome shotgun sequence genome contains the following:
- the LOC104417633 gene encoding probable serine/threonine-protein kinase PIX13 yields the protein MAKLSDFGLVRSGPPEDKSHVSTQFVGTSGYAAPEYRATGRLSVKSDVYSFGIVLLEILTGVRACDPRHPSGMATLVEWAMPHLYSKKNLRTIMDSRLGGEYHAESALRIAQLASICLEQERKQRPSMSKVVEELESIEAASANRILRNA from the exons ATGGCCAAACTCTCGGACTTCGGATTGGTGAGGTCTGGTCCTCCTGAGGACAAGTCACATGTTTCAACACAGTTTGTGGGTACCTCTGGTTATGCTGCCCCTGAATACAGAGCAACTG GGCGTCTCAGTGTAAAGAGTGATGTTTACAGTTTCGGCATCGTGTTACTTGAGATACTAACAGGCGTAAGGGCGTGTGATCCGAGGCATCCATCAGGCATGGCTACTTTGGTGGAGTGGGCCATGCCACACTTATACAGTAAAAAAAACTTGAGGACTATAATGGACTCTAGATTGGGGGGTGAATATCATGCAGAATCTGCACTCCGAATAGCACAACTAGCTTCAATATGCCTTGAACAGGAACGTAAGCAGCGGCCTTCCATGTCTAAAGTTGTGGAAGAACTGGAATCAATAGAAGCTGCCAGTGCTAATAGAATACTTCGGAATGCT
- the LOC120287763 gene encoding probable serine/threonine-protein kinase PIX13: MGVCFGSPNFPTPSYAGHPKSGAKWKITTSSSSAASNSHNLSAARTTSSSPAASNSHDLLAARDKRAFGDRKIVADPSLTVFSFAELKEATKNFPAEALLGEGGFGRVYKGMLHGKQQSGSKETIIAVKILKPAGAQGYRQWRVRTKSSSIPFSEYKYFALSITKMKQPKCMMELMGACCHAQLSWVDKHPRENSSGRITGQHEFI; encoded by the coding sequence GAGCGAAGTGGAAAATCACCACTTCATCATCTTCTGCAGCCAGCAATAGCCATAACTTGTCGGCTGCCCGCACTACTTCATCATCTCCTGCAGCCAGCAATAGCCATGACTTGCTGGCTGCCCGTGATAAAAGGGCCTTCGGAGATAGAAAGATTGTGGCAGACCCCAGCTTGACCGTCTTCAGTTTCGCAGAGTTAAAAGAGGCGACTAAAAATTTTCCAGCAGAAGCGCTGCTCGGAGAGGGAGGATTTGGTCGTGTCTATAAAGGAATGCTTCATGGGAAGCAACAGTCTGGAAGTAAAGAGACTATAATAGCTGTGAAAATATTAAAGCCGGCTGGTGCTCAAGGGTATAGACAGTGGCGGGTAAGAACTAAGTCGTCTTCAATTCCTTTCTCGGAATACAAATACTTTGCTTTGtcaattacaaaaatgaaacaacCCAAATGCATGATGGAACTGATGGGAGCTTGTTGTCATGCCCAACTCAGCTGGGTCGATAAACATCCTCGTGAAAATAGCAGTGGCAGAATTACTGGACAACATGAATTTATATGA